From the genome of Kryptolebias marmoratus isolate JLee-2015 linkage group LG19, ASM164957v2, whole genome shotgun sequence, one region includes:
- the pbk gene encoding lymphokine-activated killer T-cell-originated protein kinase homolog, which produces MAASYKCLNEDGFKTPKSVRTRSSGSSSSGGGGTPITIPASPFMKKLGCGTGVNVYLMNRVGKMNASPWAVKKINSKCESKQAAVYQKRLNEEAEILKGIDHPNIVGFRAFATAKDGSKCLAMEYGGEQSLNDLIEKRKEDGLKAFPAAAVEKVALLLARGLKYLHNEKKLLHGDMKSCNVVIRGNFETVKICDVGVSLQLDENMKVSDPKAEYIGTEPWMPKEALEGGEISDKADIFAFGLTLWEMMTLAMPHLEILEDDDDEEETNEDDSTEVSFDEDAYYERLGTRPPLDVEALGASYRRVVELFCLCTEEDPKKRPSAAQIVQALEDNVPLDRDQCEVIID; this is translated from the exons ATGGCCGCATCTTACAAATGCCTCAACGAAGATGGATTCAAAACCCCTAAAAGTGTCCGGACTAGGAGTTCtggaagcagcagcagtggaGGTGGTGGTACCCCCATCACCATACCTGCCTCACCTTTCATGAAGAAGCTGGGATGTGGGACTGGAGTCAACGTTTACCTCAtgaacag AGTGGGAAAGATGAACGCATCGCCCTGGGCTGTGAAGAAGATCAACAGTAAATGTGAATCCAAACAGGCAGCTGTTTACCAGAAGCGCCTCAACGAGGAGGCAGAGATCCTAAAGGGAATTGATCACCCAAACATTGTTG GTTTCCGTGCCTTCGCTACAGCCAAAGATGGCTCCAAGTGTTTGGCTATGGAGTACGGAGGAGAGCAGTCGCTCAACGACCTGATcgagaaaagaaaggaggacGGACTGAAAGCGTTTCCTGCTGCCGCCGTGGAGAAGGTGGCTCTGCTTCTGGCTCGTGGCCTCAAG TATCTTCACAACgagaagaagctgctgcacGGCGACATGAAGTCGTGTAACGTGGTCATCAGAGGCAACTTCGAGACGGTGAAGATCTGTGACGTTGGCGTTTCTCTGCAGCTCGATGAGAACATGAAAG TGTCTGACCCGAAAGCGGAGTACATCGGCACAGAACCGTGGATGCCCAAAGAAGCTCTGGAGGGAGGAGAGATCAGCGATAAGGCCGACATCTTTGCCTTCGGTCTGACTCTGTGGGAGATGATGACGCTGGCGATGCCTCACCTGGAGATACTGGAGgacgatgatgatgaggaggagacAAATGAAG ACGACTCGACAGAGGTGAGTTTCGACGAAGACGCCTACTACGAGCGCCTGGGGACGAGGCCGCCGCTGGACGTGGAGGCTCTGGGCGCCTCATACCGCCGGGTGGTGGAGCTCTTCTGTCTCTGCACAGAGGAAGACCCCAAGAAGAGACCATCGGCGGCGCAGATCGTCCAGGCTTTGGAGGACAACGTCCCGCTGGACAGAGATCAGTGCGAGGTGATTATCGACTGA